The window CTTCCCGTGGAAGTTCTTATTGACAACGACGGCACCTCTAAAGCCCATTTCCCAGACGAGCCTCCGTGCAACCTTGGAGATTATGTTGAACGGACTCTCGAACTCGACTATTGCGAAGCCGTTCCTCTCAGCTACACTTGAGAGGGTTTCCTCTATTGTGCGTCTTATCTCATCCGCTCTCCTAACCCACGGCTCGTATTCAAGGAGCTCTTTAGTTCCTTGACTGAGCAGAACTGCAACGGCTTTTTCAACGGCTCCTCTGTCCATGGCTATGTAGTTCGAGTCCATCAGCTCGACGAGCCTTAAAGCTTCCTCCCGTGATAGGCCTTCCCTATCGAGGAGCTCATTAACACGAGGAACCTCAAAAGCCCTCTCCCCGATGTCGCCGACTACGCCAAGGGCGCTCCAGGCGTTCCAGAGGCCGAAGTACTCGGAAACTACCAGCGAGGCCGATGGATAATATTCACCGTCGAGTGAGGGGTTAATCTGTTTGACCTTTGGGTTCCTTATCCTCGGCTGCGTGTGATGGTCTATGAAGAGTGTTTCGATATTTACCTTCTCCACCTCACCCGGAACGTTGAAGTCCATCACGTAGAGCTTTTCAGCCCCTTCTATTGCCTTCCGGATCCTC of the Thermococcus onnurineus NA1 genome contains:
- a CDS encoding DHH family phosphoesterase: MHLIVHHWDTDGITSAALLVRALCLEDFTNMTASIGEFRFDERIRKAIEGAEKLYVMDFNVPGEVEKVNIETLFIDHHTQPRIRNPKVKQINPSLDGEYYPSASLVVSEYFGLWNAWSALGVVGDIGERAFEVPRVNELLDREGLSREEALRLVELMDSNYIAMDRGAVEKAVAVLLSQGTKELLEYEPWVRRADEIRRTIEETLSSVAERNGFAIVEFESPFNIISKVARRLVWEMGFRGAVVVNKNFHGKAQLYFRVSKEEAERIDMAEVIERLRTLGTNTGGKREVLGCVCERDKIEDALKIVEEYLR